A single Arachidicoccus sp. BS20 DNA region contains:
- a CDS encoding YybH family protein, whose protein sequence is MKFIITFMVVVFAATISFGQNAKQTILQTMHQQQDDWNNGDVDAFMQGYWQSDSLQFVGKQITYGWQNTLNNYKKGYPSKEAMGTLTFSDLKVDVLSKTSAFVIGAWKIVHSDKTTIGGHFTLLWKKINGKWLIVVDHTS, encoded by the coding sequence ATGAAATTCATTATAACATTCATGGTCGTAGTATTTGCTGCGACCATTTCTTTTGGACAAAATGCAAAACAAACTATTTTGCAAACTATGCATCAACAGCAAGACGATTGGAATAACGGCGATGTAGATGCTTTTATGCAAGGCTATTGGCAAAGCGACAGCCTGCAATTTGTAGGAAAACAAATCACTTACGGTTGGCAGAATACGCTGAACAATTATAAGAAAGGTTATCCCTCAAAAGAAGCAATGGGAACGCTTACTTTTTCTGATTTGAAAGTAGATGTTTTATCCAAAACTTCGGCGTTTGTCATTGGTGCATGGAAAATTGTCCATTCGGATAAAACTACGATTGGCGGACATTTCACACTTTTATGGAAAAAGATTAACGGCAAATGGCTGATTGTGGTTGACCATACTTCTTAA
- a CDS encoding TonB-dependent receptor has translation MKKIYLSIITMLFILPKSLFSQVITGIVKDAQTKRPVNFCSVQILQIPTGTTTDANGIFKINIPENAEHFRLIFSAIGYQRDTIDAQNNLTVYLTPQNNLLNDVVVTGTSKAIRIKENPVAMVSVSQKAIEQTISENTIDAISQNAPGFAAVKTGPNVSKPFINGLGYNRVLTLYDGVLRVETQQWGDEHGVPMDDYTIDRAEVIEGPSSLMYGSDAIAGVLSMFVVLPKDTDRLIHGKFLSEYQTNNGLIGNSLILNYGSKHWSYALRGSERIAKNYSNPIDGRVYNTGFKMQNLSAFAGYKNAKGYSHFNLTYYNNRQGIPDGSRDSLTRKFTYQIYETEGENINIPQVDTITIRPIVPNNILNSYKLSPLSQRIQDFRIYTDNQYQLGQSEIKATLGFEQNIRREYDHPTDVNQAGEYIVLNTVDYAVRYNAPSVWNIQPSVGVNGMYQTNSNKNATDFPIPDYHLFDIGSYFYGLWKYKQWTIAGGIRYDRRSENGDDMYIKANPVTGFYRQVFSNDTVGSAHQFNAFHFSFQGITGSVGATYALNNQISLKVNIARGYRAPNITEIASNGLDPGAHIYYVGNLDFKPEFSLQEDLGLLGTYNDFSFELSVYNNYIQNYIYEDLEVDKNGVPVVIVPGNKTFQYQQTNAELYGLNATFNVHPQSWKAFQFDNSFSMVYGNNLNPKYKNAKTQGQYLPFIPPPRWLSSIDYDIETKNKILQNISLKVTTDLNLAQNRYLGLYNTETPTAVYTLLNFYATADVHYSKNNIINVECAVNNLLNTAYQNHLSRLQYFEYYTQSPNGHLGIYNPGRNFCFKVIVPF, from the coding sequence ATGAAGAAAATATATTTATCCATTATTACTATGTTATTCATTCTCCCTAAATCCTTGTTTTCTCAGGTAATTACGGGAATTGTAAAAGATGCGCAGACCAAGCGACCCGTTAATTTTTGCAGCGTACAAATATTGCAAATACCAACAGGAACAACGACCGATGCAAACGGTATTTTCAAAATCAACATTCCTGAAAATGCTGAACATTTTAGATTGATATTTTCCGCAATCGGTTATCAAAGAGATACAATTGATGCGCAAAATAATCTTACGGTTTATCTCACACCGCAAAACAATTTATTGAACGATGTAGTAGTTACCGGAACGTCCAAAGCAATTCGTATAAAAGAAAATCCTGTGGCAATGGTAAGCGTTTCGCAAAAGGCAATCGAGCAAACTATTTCTGAAAATACGATTGATGCGATTTCGCAAAATGCGCCCGGGTTTGCTGCCGTGAAAACAGGTCCGAATGTATCGAAGCCTTTTATCAACGGGCTTGGCTACAATCGTGTATTGACTTTATACGATGGCGTTTTACGAGTTGAAACACAACAATGGGGCGACGAACACGGCGTGCCGATGGACGATTATACAATCGACCGAGCAGAAGTGATTGAAGGTCCGTCGAGTTTGATGTATGGCTCCGATGCAATCGCGGGCGTGTTGAGTATGTTTGTGGTTTTACCAAAAGACACAGACAGATTAATTCACGGAAAATTTCTTTCGGAATATCAAACCAACAACGGATTAATCGGTAATAGTCTGATATTGAATTACGGCAGCAAACATTGGTCTTATGCATTGCGCGGCTCGGAGCGCATTGCAAAAAATTACAGTAATCCAATCGACGGGCGAGTATATAACACAGGCTTTAAAATGCAGAACCTGTCTGCTTTTGCGGGTTATAAAAATGCAAAAGGTTATTCGCATTTTAATCTTACTTATTACAATAACCGACAAGGCATTCCCGATGGAAGCCGTGATTCATTAACGCGAAAATTTACTTACCAGATTTATGAAACAGAAGGCGAGAATATAAACATTCCGCAAGTGGATACAATTACCATTCGTCCTATTGTTCCGAACAATATTTTAAATTCATACAAGCTTAGTCCGTTGTCACAACGCATACAAGATTTTCGCATTTATACTGATAATCAATATCAGCTTGGACAAAGCGAAATCAAAGCTACGCTTGGCTTTGAGCAAAATATACGAAGAGAATATGACCATCCGACAGACGTAAATCAGGCTGGCGAATACATTGTTTTAAACACAGTTGATTATGCGGTTCGTTACAACGCGCCGAGTGTTTGGAACATTCAACCTTCGGTTGGCGTAAATGGAATGTATCAAACCAACAGCAATAAAAATGCAACGGATTTTCCTATTCCTGATTATCATTTGTTCGATATTGGCAGTTATTTTTATGGTTTGTGGAAGTACAAGCAATGGACGATTGCGGGCGGTATTCGTTATGACCGGCGCAGCGAAAACGGCGATGATATGTACATCAAGGCAAATCCTGTAACGGGATTTTACCGGCAAGTTTTCAGCAACGATACTGTGGGAAGCGCACATCAGTTCAATGCGTTTCATTTTTCTTTTCAAGGCATCACGGGAAGTGTTGGTGCAACGTATGCGTTGAACAATCAAATCAGTTTGAAAGTAAATATTGCACGCGGTTATCGTGCGCCGAATATTACGGAAATTGCATCGAACGGATTAGACCCCGGCGCGCATATTTATTATGTTGGCAATTTGGACTTCAAACCTGAATTTAGTTTGCAGGAAGATTTAGGTTTGCTTGGAACATACAATGATTTTTCTTTTGAACTGAGCGTTTATAACAACTACATTCAAAATTATATTTATGAAGATTTGGAAGTGGATAAAAACGGCGTGCCTGTTGTGATTGTGCCGGGCAATAAAACTTTTCAATACCAACAAACCAATGCGGAGTTGTATGGTTTGAACGCAACATTCAATGTACATCCGCAAAGTTGGAAAGCCTTTCAGTTCGACAATTCTTTTTCGATGGTGTATGGCAATAACTTAAATCCGAAATATAAAAATGCAAAAACACAGGGACAATATTTACCTTTCATTCCGCCGCCGCGATGGCTGAGCAGCATTGATTATGACATTGAAACGAAGAATAAAATTTTGCAGAACATTTCCCTGAAAGTCACGACAGACTTGAATCTTGCGCAAAACAGGTATCTCGGTTTATATAACACGGAAACACCTACGGCGGTATATACTTTGTTGAATTTTTATGCGACAGCAGATGTTCATTATTCAAAAAATAATATCATCAATGTTGAGTGTGCCGTGAATAATTTGCTGAACACGGCGTACCAAAATCATTTAAGCAGGTTGCAATATTTTGAATATTACACGCAATCGCCGAACGGGCATTTGGGTATTTATAATCCGGGAAGAAATTTTTGTTTTAAAGTGATTGTGCCGTTTTAA